Proteins encoded within one genomic window of Streptomyces sp. NBC_01314:
- a CDS encoding amino acid ABC transporter ATP-binding protein, producing the protein MSDTENTADASQGSPVLRVESVRKTFGGSVVLRDVDLEVAPHTVTALIGASGSGKSTLLRCANLLEDIDDGAIWLDGEEITDPRVDQDAVRRRIGVVFQSYNLFPHMTVLDNITLAPRRVHGMGRAEAEERAHELLDRLGLNGKAGGYPDRLSGGQQQRVAIVRALAVRPRLLLLDEITAALDPELVGEVLNVVRDLKGDGMTMVLATHEMGFARDVADQVCFLDGGVVLEHGTAEQVFGDPRQERTRQFLRRIVEAGRL; encoded by the coding sequence ATGAGCGACACCGAAAACACCGCAGACGCCTCCCAGGGCTCCCCCGTGCTGCGGGTGGAGTCCGTGCGCAAGACCTTCGGCGGCTCGGTCGTACTGCGGGACGTCGATCTGGAGGTCGCCCCGCACACCGTGACCGCCCTGATCGGCGCCTCCGGGTCCGGGAAGTCGACGCTGCTGCGCTGCGCCAACCTCCTGGAGGACATCGACGACGGGGCGATCTGGCTGGACGGCGAGGAGATCACCGACCCGCGCGTCGACCAGGACGCGGTACGCCGCCGCATTGGCGTGGTCTTCCAGTCGTACAACCTGTTCCCGCACATGACGGTGCTGGACAACATCACCCTCGCCCCACGCCGGGTGCACGGCATGGGCCGTGCGGAGGCCGAGGAACGGGCCCATGAACTCCTGGACCGGCTCGGGCTGAACGGGAAGGCGGGCGGGTACCCCGACCGGCTCAGCGGCGGTCAGCAGCAGCGCGTGGCGATCGTGCGCGCCCTGGCCGTACGCCCCCGGCTGCTACTGCTCGACGAGATCACCGCGGCTCTCGATCCGGAGCTGGTGGGCGAGGTCCTGAACGTCGTCCGTGACCTGAAGGGAGACGGGATGACGATGGTGCTGGCCACGCACGAGATGGGCTTCGCCCGCGACGTCGCCGACCAGGTTTGCTTTCTGGACGGAGGCGTGGTGCTGGAACACGGCACGGCGGAGCAGGTCTTCGGCGATCCGCGGCAGGAACGCACGCGGCAGTTCCTGCGACGGATCGTGGAGGCGGGCCGCCTGTAA
- a CDS encoding ABC transporter substrate-binding protein — MRPVLRAPRSTRRAASAAIAALLATVAVGCAPQPEEDASGSASSSASGASCAKGGLGTETSGKLTIATDEPAYEPWFRDDDPKNGEGFESAVAYAVAEQLGYDKADVVWQSVPFNKAFAPGAKTFDFDINQVSISDERKKAVDFSSGYYDVRQAVVALKGSAAAKAASIADLRKLHLGAQVGTTSLDYIGDVVKPTRDAAAYAKNDQAKSALKNGQIDAIVVDLPTAFYITSAEVTDAKIVGQFENQGGTPEQFGLVLDKGSALTSCVTTAVDALREDGTLARIEQEWLSEAVDAPVLK, encoded by the coding sequence ATGCGTCCTGTCCTGCGAGCCCCGCGCTCCACGCGCCGTGCCGCCTCCGCCGCCATAGCCGCCCTGCTCGCCACCGTCGCGGTGGGCTGCGCCCCGCAGCCGGAGGAGGACGCCTCCGGCTCAGCCTCCTCCTCGGCCTCCGGGGCGTCCTGCGCCAAGGGCGGGTTGGGCACGGAGACCTCCGGCAAGCTGACGATCGCCACCGACGAACCGGCGTACGAGCCCTGGTTCAGGGACGACGACCCGAAGAACGGCGAGGGCTTCGAGTCGGCGGTCGCGTACGCCGTGGCCGAGCAGCTCGGCTACGACAAGGCGGACGTCGTCTGGCAGAGCGTGCCCTTCAACAAGGCGTTCGCGCCGGGCGCGAAGACCTTCGACTTCGACATCAACCAGGTGTCGATCAGCGACGAGCGCAAGAAGGCCGTGGACTTCTCGTCGGGCTACTACGACGTGCGCCAGGCCGTGGTCGCGCTGAAGGGCTCCGCGGCCGCGAAGGCCGCGAGCATCGCGGACCTCAGGAAGCTGCACCTGGGCGCCCAGGTCGGCACCACCAGCCTGGACTACATCGGCGACGTGGTGAAGCCGACCCGGGACGCCGCCGCGTACGCGAAGAACGACCAGGCCAAGTCCGCGCTGAAGAACGGCCAGATCGACGCGATCGTGGTCGACCTGCCGACCGCGTTCTACATCACCTCGGCCGAGGTGACGGACGCGAAGATCGTCGGCCAGTTCGAGAACCAGGGCGGCACACCCGAGCAGTTCGGTCTCGTCCTCGACAAGGGCAGCGCCCTCACGTCCTGCGTGACGACCGCCGTGGACGCCCTGCGTGAGGACGGCACGCTGGCCAGGATCGAGCAGGAGTGGCTCTCCGAAGCCGTCGACGCCCCGGTGCTCAAGTGA
- a CDS encoding MBL fold metallo-hydrolase, which translates to MTYSGAVKVGGPADVHELRDLMISKVAVGPMDNNAYLLRCRATDEQLLIDAANDAGTLLTLIGDDGIASVVTTHQHGDHWQALAEVVAATGARTYAGRDDAEGIPVTTDVPVGDGDTIRVGRVELTARHLVGHTPGSIALVYDDPHGHPHVFTGDCLFPGGPGRTTLPEEFNSLMDGLETKVFDALPDETWVYPGHGNDTTLGTERPHLAEWRARGW; encoded by the coding sequence ATGACGTACAGCGGAGCGGTGAAGGTCGGCGGTCCTGCGGATGTGCACGAGCTGCGAGACCTGATGATCTCCAAGGTCGCGGTCGGCCCGATGGACAACAACGCGTATCTGCTGCGCTGCCGCGCCACCGACGAGCAGCTGCTGATCGACGCCGCGAACGACGCCGGCACGCTGCTCACCCTCATCGGTGACGACGGGATCGCGTCCGTGGTCACCACGCATCAGCACGGCGACCACTGGCAGGCTCTCGCCGAGGTCGTGGCGGCCACCGGCGCCCGTACGTACGCGGGCCGGGACGACGCCGAGGGCATCCCGGTGACGACCGACGTGCCCGTCGGTGACGGCGACACGATCCGGGTGGGGCGCGTGGAGCTCACCGCGCGCCACCTGGTGGGCCACACGCCGGGTTCGATCGCCCTGGTCTACGACGACCCGCACGGACATCCGCATGTCTTCACCGGGGACTGCCTCTTCCCGGGCGGCCCTGGCCGGACAACACTTCCGGAAGAGTTCAACTCCCTGATGGACGGCCTGGAGACCAAGGTATTCGACGCGCTGCCCGATGAGACCTGGGTCTACCCCGGCCACGGCAACGACACCACCCTCGGCACGGAGCGGCCCCACCTCGCGGAGTGGCGCGCACGAGGCTGGTAA
- a CDS encoding reverse transcriptase domain-containing protein gives MTTHAAGTAQAAATAVGIANGPEGEITDWPSIDWRRVEDDVRRLRQRIFTASQAGDLAKVRNLQKLMLRSRANALVSVRRVTEVNAGRKTAGVDGKVVLPPQEKAELADWVQHGAAPWKPKPVKRVYIAKANGKQRPLGIPVIADRCLQALALNALEPEWEARLEPKVYGFRPGRGCHDAIVAIHTTACGKTAKRLWVLDADLKAAFDRIDHDNLLTSLGSFPGRGMIAGWLKAGVVEKGWFAPTLEGTPQGGVISPALLNIALHGMGKAAGVRYQTLGSDAAILARDSPVLVVYADDLLALCHSQEQAEEVKARLAAWLAPRGLAFNEDKTRVVHLDEGCDFLGFNIRRYRGKLLTKPSNAALWRIRERLAAEMLALRGANADAVIAKLNPIIKGWAAYYRIGVSKRAFNSLDAYVWRLVYKWAKFSHANKSKRWVTDRYFGMFNPFRYDRWVFGDRTSGFYLYKFAWTPIVRHRMVPGTASTDDPTLVDFWAKRRRRGKLPLGKGTLHLLQKQDGRCPVCGGLLLHADHEPQTPDQWEQWLKVTRTAIRKHAIIADAGNGKPDKSAAPRLIHTHCHRRLTTGIGKSPALLTSPRAIELA, from the coding sequence ATGACGACACACGCGGCCGGGACGGCGCAAGCCGCAGCGACCGCCGTCGGCATAGCGAACGGACCGGAGGGCGAGATCACCGACTGGCCGTCGATCGACTGGCGGAGGGTCGAGGACGACGTACGGCGTCTGCGGCAGCGCATCTTCACGGCATCGCAGGCAGGAGACCTGGCCAAGGTCAGGAATCTGCAGAAGCTGATGCTCCGCTCCCGCGCCAACGCACTCGTGAGTGTGCGGCGGGTCACGGAGGTCAACGCTGGCCGCAAGACGGCGGGGGTTGACGGGAAAGTCGTCCTGCCGCCCCAGGAAAAGGCCGAGCTGGCCGACTGGGTCCAGCATGGCGCGGCCCCGTGGAAACCCAAGCCCGTCAAGCGGGTGTATATCGCCAAGGCGAATGGAAAACAGCGCCCGCTCGGAATTCCCGTGATCGCTGACAGATGCCTCCAAGCTCTGGCACTGAATGCGCTGGAGCCCGAGTGGGAGGCACGGCTGGAACCGAAGGTCTACGGCTTCCGTCCCGGCCGTGGCTGTCATGACGCGATTGTGGCCATCCACACGACGGCGTGCGGCAAGACCGCCAAGCGCCTGTGGGTGCTCGACGCCGACTTGAAAGCGGCATTCGACCGGATCGACCACGATAATCTGCTCACGTCGCTGGGTTCGTTTCCCGGAAGGGGAATGATCGCCGGATGGCTGAAGGCGGGCGTGGTCGAGAAAGGTTGGTTCGCCCCCACGTTGGAAGGAACTCCTCAGGGCGGGGTGATCAGTCCCGCGTTGTTGAATATCGCTTTGCATGGAATGGGAAAGGCCGCTGGAGTCCGCTACCAGACTCTCGGCAGCGATGCCGCGATTTTGGCGCGTGACTCACCGGTTCTGGTCGTCTACGCCGACGACCTCCTCGCCCTGTGCCACTCGCAGGAACAAGCCGAGGAGGTCAAGGCACGGCTCGCCGCGTGGCTCGCGCCCCGGGGACTGGCTTTCAACGAGGACAAGACGCGCGTTGTCCACCTCGATGAGGGCTGCGACTTCCTGGGGTTCAACATCCGACGCTATCGCGGCAAGTTGCTGACCAAGCCGAGCAACGCGGCCCTGTGGCGGATCCGGGAACGGCTCGCCGCCGAGATGCTGGCCCTGCGAGGGGCCAACGCCGACGCGGTGATCGCCAAGCTCAACCCGATCATCAAGGGCTGGGCCGCCTACTACCGGATCGGGGTGTCCAAGCGGGCGTTCAACTCGCTGGACGCCTACGTGTGGAGGCTGGTCTACAAGTGGGCCAAGTTCTCTCACGCGAACAAGTCGAAGCGCTGGGTGACCGACCGGTACTTCGGCATGTTCAACCCGTTCAGGTATGACAGGTGGGTGTTCGGGGACCGCACCAGCGGTTTCTACCTCTACAAGTTCGCCTGGACGCCGATCGTCCGGCACCGGATGGTGCCAGGAACGGCGTCGACCGACGATCCCACCCTGGTCGACTTCTGGGCCAAGCGGCGTCGCCGCGGCAAACTCCCGCTGGGCAAAGGCACCCTGCATCTATTGCAGAAGCAGGACGGCCGATGTCCAGTCTGCGGAGGGCTGTTGCTGCACGCCGACCACGAGCCGCAAACTCCCGACCAGTGGGAACAGTGGCTCAAGGTCACCCGCACGGCGATCCGGAAACACGCGATCATCGCTGATGCGGGCAACGGCAAGCCGGACAAATCCGCCGCCCCACGTCTGATCCACACCCACTGCCACCGTCGGCTGACCACCGGCATCGGCAAGTCGCCAGCACTTCTGACCAGCCCGCGAGCCATAGAGCTTGCTTGA
- the aroQ gene encoding type II 3-dehydroquinate dehydratase, which translates to MPRSLANAPIMILNGPNLNLLGQRQPEIYGSDTLADVEAMCARAAAAHGGTVDFRQSNHEGELVDWIHEARLDHSGIVINPGAYSHTSVAILDALNTCDGLPVLEVHISNIHKRETFRHHSYVSLCADGVIAGCGVQGYVFGVERVAALAGAGKAEA; encoded by the coding sequence GTGCCCCGCAGCCTGGCCAACGCCCCGATCATGATCCTCAACGGCCCCAACCTGAACCTCCTGGGTCAGCGTCAGCCCGAGATCTACGGCTCCGACACGCTCGCCGACGTCGAGGCGATGTGCGCCAGGGCGGCGGCCGCGCACGGGGGCACCGTGGACTTCCGGCAGTCCAACCACGAGGGCGAACTCGTCGACTGGATCCATGAGGCACGGCTCGACCACAGCGGGATCGTCATCAACCCCGGCGCCTACTCGCACACCTCCGTGGCGATCCTCGACGCGCTCAACACCTGTGACGGGCTGCCCGTGCTGGAGGTCCACATCTCCAACATCCACAAGCGCGAGACGTTCCGGCACCACTCGTACGTCTCGCTGTGCGCCGACGGGGTCATCGCCGGCTGCGGGGTGCAGGGCTATGTGTTCGGCGTGGAACGGGTCGCCGCGCTGGCGGGAGCGGGGAAGGCCGAGGCGTAG
- a CDS encoding S66 peptidase family protein, translating to MTTPSYPPKPSPGDRVAVLSPGAGLPELFPRPYELGLRRLREEYGLEPVEYPTTRKMDTTPQQRADDIHAAFTDPDIKAVFTSIGGDDQITVLPFLDRELLRANPKPFFGMSDNTNLLAFLYNAGVVGYHGGTVMTSLGRSVAMDPLTADSLRAALFTSGPYELRPAERFNDVNRDWADPATFDAEPDTVPGTGWTWVSPDRVVEGRSWGGCLEILGWLLMADREVPRDLSVLDGGVLVLETSEDMPSGEEVFRTLRNMGERGLLQRFPALLMGRPKAWSFEQPNTPEEAARYAAGQREAVLRAMRTYAPDTTIVFDVDLGHTDPQLVIPYGGVIRVDGLARRISVTY from the coding sequence ATGACCACGCCCTCGTATCCTCCCAAGCCCTCCCCCGGCGACCGCGTCGCCGTCCTCTCCCCCGGCGCCGGCCTGCCCGAACTCTTCCCACGGCCCTACGAACTGGGCCTGCGGCGGTTACGTGAGGAGTACGGCCTCGAACCGGTCGAGTACCCGACGACCCGGAAGATGGACACGACACCGCAGCAGCGGGCCGACGACATCCACGCGGCCTTCACCGACCCGGACATCAAGGCGGTGTTCACGTCGATCGGCGGCGACGACCAGATCACCGTGCTGCCGTTCCTCGACCGGGAGCTGCTGCGGGCCAACCCCAAGCCGTTCTTCGGCATGAGCGACAACACCAACCTGTTGGCGTTCCTGTACAACGCCGGAGTCGTCGGCTACCACGGCGGGACCGTGATGACCTCGCTGGGCAGGTCCGTCGCCATGGACCCGCTGACCGCGGACTCCCTGCGCGCCGCCTTGTTCACCTCGGGACCGTACGAACTGCGGCCCGCCGAGCGCTTCAACGACGTCAATCGCGACTGGGCCGACCCGGCGACCTTCGACGCGGAGCCGGACACCGTGCCCGGCACCGGATGGACCTGGGTGAGCCCCGACCGCGTGGTGGAGGGTCGGAGTTGGGGCGGCTGTCTGGAGATCCTCGGCTGGCTGCTGATGGCCGACCGCGAGGTGCCGCGCGACCTGTCCGTCCTCGACGGCGGCGTGCTCGTCCTGGAGACCTCGGAGGACATGCCCAGCGGCGAGGAGGTCTTCCGCACCCTGCGGAACATGGGCGAACGCGGTCTGCTCCAGCGCTTCCCAGCACTCCTGATGGGCCGTCCCAAGGCCTGGTCCTTCGAACAGCCCAACACTCCTGAGGAGGCGGCCCGTTACGCGGCCGGACAGCGGGAGGCCGTTCTGCGCGCCATGCGGACGTACGCCCCCGACACCACGATCGTCTTCGACGTGGATCTCGGACACACCGATCCCCAGCTCGTCATCCCTTACGGGGGCGTGATCCGGGTCGACGGGCTCGCCCGGCGCATCTCGGTGACCTACTGA
- a CDS encoding amino acid ABC transporter permease, whose protein sequence is MTVVKQEPDREDADDDGDMPGADDGYVPSRRRLDREHFKRTRARRATGIAALSTLVTGVVLYLVVVNAPGWPRTKETFFSAEYAREAFPKVLEGLWLNVRLLLICGVAVLVLGMLIAVARTLRGPVFFPLRALAAAYTDFFRGLPLIINLMIVVLGVPALRLQGVTVDPVLLGGTALTLTYSAYVAEVFRAGIESVHPSQRAAARSLGLTNRQALRHVVLPQAVRRQVPPLLNDLVSLQKDTGLVSIGGAIDAVRAADIIAGRSLNYTPYIVAGLVFVALTIPMTRFTDWVTARMDRQRAQGGTT, encoded by the coding sequence GTGACGGTCGTGAAGCAGGAGCCCGACCGGGAGGACGCGGACGACGACGGCGACATGCCCGGCGCGGACGACGGTTACGTCCCCTCGCGACGGCGGCTCGACCGGGAGCACTTCAAGCGCACCCGGGCCCGCCGCGCCACGGGCATCGCCGCCCTGTCGACCCTGGTCACGGGCGTCGTCCTCTATCTCGTCGTCGTCAACGCGCCGGGGTGGCCGCGCACCAAGGAGACGTTCTTCAGCGCGGAGTACGCGCGCGAGGCGTTCCCGAAGGTCCTCGAAGGACTGTGGCTCAACGTCCGGCTGCTGCTGATCTGCGGCGTCGCCGTGCTCGTCCTCGGCATGCTCATCGCCGTGGCGCGGACCCTGCGCGGCCCGGTGTTCTTCCCGCTGCGGGCGCTGGCCGCCGCCTACACCGACTTCTTCCGCGGTCTGCCGCTGATCATCAACCTGATGATCGTGGTCCTGGGCGTCCCCGCGCTCAGGCTCCAGGGCGTGACCGTCGACCCGGTACTGCTCGGCGGCACCGCGCTGACACTGACGTACTCGGCGTACGTCGCCGAGGTGTTCCGCGCCGGCATCGAGTCCGTGCACCCCTCGCAGCGCGCGGCGGCCCGCTCGCTGGGCCTCACCAACCGGCAGGCACTGCGGCACGTCGTGCTCCCCCAGGCGGTACGCCGCCAGGTGCCGCCCCTCCTCAACGACCTCGTGTCACTGCAGAAAGACACCGGCCTGGTCTCGATCGGCGGCGCGATCGACGCCGTACGCGCCGCGGACATCATCGCGGGCCGCAGCCTCAACTACACGCCGTACATCGTCGCCGGACTGGTCTTCGTCGCCCTGACCATTCCGATGACCCGCTTCACCGACTGGGTCACAGCCCGGATGGACCGGCAGCGGGCGCAGGGAGGTACGACATGA
- a CDS encoding maleylpyruvate isomerase family mycothiol-dependent enzyme, giving the protein MMDHARDLASVREATDRLLTAAAELDNAAVTDPSRLPGWTRGHVLAHLARNADALVNVLEGRPMYTSGEARDADIERDAPRPLKAQLADVHDSADRFQDAASALGDWSRTVELRNGVTDSASRVPFRRWIEMEIHHVDLGVGYELEDLPEDFVVREIDFLVDRFTGHPEVPRTRVTDGTRAWTTGSAASGSEVAVTGTTPALLGWLVGRRDGAALRVEGGALPPLPRL; this is encoded by the coding sequence ATGATGGATCACGCGCGTGACCTGGCCTCTGTACGTGAAGCGACGGACCGGCTCCTCACCGCGGCGGCCGAACTGGACAACGCCGCTGTGACCGACCCGTCACGGCTGCCCGGCTGGACCCGCGGTCACGTCCTCGCCCACCTCGCCCGCAACGCGGACGCGCTCGTGAACGTCCTCGAAGGGCGCCCCATGTACACCTCCGGGGAGGCCCGGGACGCGGACATCGAGCGGGACGCGCCACGCCCCCTGAAGGCCCAGCTCGCCGACGTGCACGACAGCGCGGACCGCTTCCAGGACGCCGCCTCGGCCCTTGGGGACTGGTCCCGCACGGTCGAGCTGCGCAACGGGGTCACGGACTCCGCGTCCCGGGTACCGTTCCGGCGCTGGATCGAGATGGAGATCCATCACGTGGACCTGGGGGTCGGGTACGAGCTGGAGGATCTGCCGGAGGACTTCGTGGTGCGGGAGATCGACTTCCTCGTCGACCGTTTCACCGGCCATCCCGAAGTGCCGCGCACCCGTGTGACGGACGGCACGCGCGCGTGGACCACCGGTAGCGCCGCTTCCGGATCCGAGGTGGCGGTGACCGGAACCACGCCGGCGCTCCTCGGCTGGCTCGTGGGCCGCCGCGACGGTGCCGCGCTGCGCGTGGAAGGAGGGGCTCTCCCGCCGCTGCCCCGGCTATAG
- the uvrA gene encoding excinuclease ABC subunit UvrA — MADRLIVRGAREHNLKNVSLDLPRDSLIVFTGLSGSGKSSLAFDTIFAEGQRRYVESLSSYARQFLGQMDKPDVDFIEGLSPAVSIDQKSTSRNPRSTVGTITEVYDYLRLLFARIGKPHCPECSRPISRQSPQAIVDRVLELPEGSRFQVLSPLVRERKGEFVDLFADLQTKGYSRARVDGETIQLSNPPTLKKQEKHTIEVVVDRLTVKDSAKRRLTDSVETALGLSGGMVVLDFVDLPEDDPERERMFSEHLYCPYDDLSFEELEPRSFSFNSPFGACPECSGIGTRMEVDPELIVPDEDKSLDEGAIHPWSHGHTKDYFGRLIGALADALGFRTDIPFAGLPQRARKALLYGHKTQIEVRYRNRYGRERVYTTAFEGAVPFVKRRHGEAESDASRERFEGYMREVPCPTCEGTRLKPIVLAVTIMEKSIAEVAAMSISDCADFLGRLKLNPRDKKIAERVLKEVNERLRFLVDVGLDYLSLNRAAGTLSGGEAQRIRLATQIGSGLVGVLYVLDEPSIGLHQRDNHRLIETLVRLRDMGNTLIVVEHDEDTIKMADWIVDIGPGAGEHGGNVVHSGSLKELLDNAESQTGQYLSGKKAIPLPDIRRPLDPARQLTVHGARENNLQDIDVSFPLGVFTAVTGVSGSGKSTLVNDILYTHLARELNGARSVPGRHTRVDGDDLVDKVVHVDQSPIGRTPRSNPATYTGVFDHVRKLFAETTEAKVRGYLPGRFSFNVKGGRCENCAGDGTIKIEMNFLPDVYVPCEVCHGARYNRETLEVHYKGKSVADVLNMPIEEATDFFEAVPAIARHLRTLKDVGLGYVRLGQSATTLSGGEAQRVKLASELQRRSTGRTVYVLDEPTTGLHFEDISKLLTVLSGLVDKGNTVIVIEHNLDVIKTADWVVDMGPEGGAGGGLVIAEGTPEQVAGVPASHTGKFLREVLGADRISDAAPVKAPRRTAAKKTVAAGSTAKKTATARTTTTTAAKSQATETTVAKKAAATTKKATPAKKTTRARKA; from the coding sequence GTGGCCGACCGTCTCATCGTCCGTGGCGCGCGCGAGCACAACCTGAAGAACGTCTCGCTCGACCTGCCACGCGACTCGCTCATCGTCTTCACGGGCCTGTCGGGGTCGGGCAAGTCCTCGCTGGCCTTCGACACGATCTTCGCCGAGGGGCAGCGCCGGTACGTCGAGTCGCTCTCCTCCTATGCCCGGCAGTTCCTCGGGCAGATGGACAAGCCGGATGTCGACTTCATCGAAGGTCTGTCCCCGGCGGTCTCCATCGACCAGAAGTCGACCTCGCGCAACCCGCGCTCGACGGTCGGCACGATCACCGAGGTCTACGACTACCTACGGCTGCTCTTCGCGCGCATCGGCAAGCCGCACTGTCCCGAGTGCAGCCGACCCATCTCACGCCAGTCGCCGCAGGCCATCGTCGACCGGGTGCTGGAGCTGCCCGAAGGCAGCCGCTTCCAGGTCCTCTCGCCGCTGGTGCGTGAGCGCAAGGGCGAGTTCGTCGACCTCTTCGCGGATCTCCAGACCAAGGGTTACAGCCGCGCACGGGTGGACGGCGAGACCATCCAGCTTTCCAACCCGCCCACCCTGAAGAAGCAGGAGAAGCACACCATCGAGGTGGTCGTCGACCGCCTCACGGTGAAGGACTCCGCCAAGCGCCGCCTCACCGACTCCGTGGAGACCGCTCTCGGCCTCTCCGGCGGCATGGTCGTGCTCGACTTCGTCGACCTCCCCGAGGACGACCCCGAGCGTGAGCGCATGTTCTCGGAGCACCTGTACTGCCCGTACGACGACCTGTCCTTCGAGGAGCTGGAGCCCCGCTCCTTCTCCTTCAACTCGCCCTTCGGCGCCTGCCCGGAATGCTCCGGCATCGGTACGCGGATGGAGGTCGACCCCGAGCTGATCGTCCCGGACGAGGACAAGTCGCTCGACGAGGGCGCCATCCACCCCTGGTCGCACGGCCACACCAAGGACTACTTCGGCCGCCTGATCGGTGCCCTCGCGGACGCGTTGGGATTCCGGACCGACATCCCCTTCGCCGGACTCCCGCAGCGCGCGAGGAAAGCCCTGCTGTACGGCCACAAGACGCAGATCGAGGTGCGTTACCGCAACCGGTACGGACGCGAGCGCGTGTACACGACGGCCTTCGAAGGCGCCGTCCCCTTCGTGAAGCGGCGGCACGGCGAGGCCGAGAGCGACGCCAGCCGTGAGCGCTTCGAGGGCTATATGCGCGAGGTGCCCTGCCCCACCTGTGAGGGCACACGGCTGAAGCCGATCGTCCTCGCGGTCACGATCATGGAGAAGTCGATCGCCGAGGTCGCCGCCATGTCGATCAGCGACTGCGCGGACTTCCTGGGCCGGCTGAAGCTCAACCCACGCGACAAGAAGATCGCCGAACGGGTGCTGAAGGAGGTCAACGAACGGCTGCGGTTCCTGGTCGACGTCGGCCTCGACTACCTCTCGCTCAACCGCGCGGCCGGCACGCTCTCCGGCGGAGAGGCCCAGCGCATCCGCCTGGCCACCCAGATCGGCTCCGGTCTGGTCGGCGTGCTCTACGTCCTCGACGAGCCCTCCATCGGTCTGCACCAGCGCGACAACCACCGGCTCATCGAGACCCTGGTCCGGCTGCGCGACATGGGCAACACGCTCATCGTCGTCGAGCACGACGAGGACACCATCAAGATGGCCGACTGGATCGTCGACATCGGTCCCGGCGCGGGCGAGCACGGCGGCAATGTCGTACACAGCGGCTCCCTGAAGGAACTCCTCGACAACGCCGAGTCGCAGACCGGGCAGTACCTGTCGGGCAAGAAGGCCATCCCGCTGCCCGACATCCGCCGCCCGCTCGACCCGGCCCGGCAGCTCACCGTGCACGGCGCCCGGGAGAACAACCTCCAGGACATCGACGTCTCGTTCCCGCTGGGCGTCTTCACCGCCGTCACCGGTGTGTCCGGCTCCGGCAAGTCCACGCTGGTCAACGACATCCTGTACACGCACCTGGCCCGTGAGCTGAACGGCGCGAGGAGCGTCCCGGGGCGGCACACGCGCGTGGACGGCGACGACCTCGTCGACAAGGTCGTGCACGTCGACCAGTCGCCGATCGGCCGTACGCCCCGGTCCAACCCGGCGACGTACACCGGCGTCTTCGACCACGTGCGCAAGCTGTTCGCCGAGACCACCGAGGCGAAGGTCCGCGGCTATCTGCCCGGCCGCTTCTCCTTCAACGTCAAGGGCGGCCGCTGCGAGAACTGCGCGGGCGACGGCACCATCAAGATCGAGATGAACTTCCTCCCGGACGTCTACGTCCCGTGCGAGGTCTGCCACGGCGCCCGGTACAACCGGGAGACCCTGGAGGTCCACTACAAGGGCAAGTCCGTGGCCGACGTACTGAACATGCCGATCGAGGAGGCCACGGACTTCTTCGAGGCCGTCCCCGCGATCGCCCGTCACCTCAGGACACTCAAGGACGTCGGCCTCGGCTACGTCCGGCTCGGCCAGTCCGCGACCACCCTGTCCGGCGGTGAGGCACAGCGTGTCAAGCTCGCCAGCGAGCTGCAGCGCCGCTCCACCGGACGCACGGTCTACGTCCTGGACGAGCCGACCACCGGACTGCACTTCGAGGACATCAGCAAGCTCCTCACGGTGCTGTCCGGCCTGGTCGACAAGGGCAACACGGTCATCGTCATCGAGCACAACCTCGACGTCATCAAGACCGCCGACTGGGTCGTGGACATGGGTCCCGAGGGCGGCGCCGGCGGTGGTCTCGTGATCGCCGAGGGCACACCCGAGCAGGTCGCCGGGGTTCCGGCCAGCCACACGGGCAAGTTCCTGCGGGAGGTTCTCGGCGCCGACCGGATCAGCGACGCGGCCCCGGTGAAGGCCCCGCGCAGGACCGCGGCGAAGAAGACGGTCGCCGCCGGATCGACCGCGAAGAAGACGGCGACGGCCCGGACGACCACGACCACGGCCGCCAAGAGCCAGGCGACCGAGACCACGGTCGCCAAGAAGGCGGCCGCGACCACGAAGAAGGCGACTCCCGCGAAGAAGACGACGCGGGCGCGCAAGGCCTGA